One stretch of Candidatus Margulisiibacteriota bacterium DNA includes these proteins:
- the nrdR gene encoding transcriptional regulator NrdR produces the protein MKCPFCDSIEDKVLESREVDDAETIRRRRECLSCRGRFTSYERIEERPVLVIKRDGRREQFSRQKVLTGILRACEKRPVSLEIMEAIVDEVEKALHREAGREVISSKVGELVMEKLHQIDKVAYIRFASVYRKFEHVSEFQREVEELTGRYIDVH, from the coding sequence ATGAAATGCCCATTTTGCGATAGCATAGAAGACAAGGTCCTGGAATCCAGAGAAGTGGACGATGCCGAGACCATTCGCCGCCGCCGGGAATGCCTTTCCTGCCGGGGACGGTTCACTTCTTACGAAAGGATCGAAGAGCGCCCGGTACTGGTCATTAAAAGGGATGGCCGGAGGGAACAATTCAGCCGGCAAAAGGTCTTGACCGGGATACTGCGGGCCTGTGAAAAGAGGCCGGTTTCTCTGGAGATCATGGAAGCGATCGTTGATGAAGTGGAAAAGGCATTGCATCGAGAAGCGGGGAGGGAGGTAATAAGTTCGAAGGTCGGAGAGCTGGTTATGGAAAAACTGCACCAAATAGACAAGGTCGCTTACATAAGGTTCGCGTCGGTATATCGGAAGTTCGAACATGTCTCTGAGTTCCAGAGAGAAGTAGAAGAATTAACCGGGAGGTACATAGATGTCCACTGA
- the fmt gene encoding methionyl-tRNA formyltransferase: MRVVFFGTPGPAAEVLALLLKQKEIEIVGVVTQPDRPKGRGQQLSFSPVKELALKNGLPLEQPEKIRHDQVFKSILESLRPDLGVVVAYGQILPGEILDLPKNGFINLHASLLPKYRGAAPVQWALIKGEKESGMTIFRLTEQLDAGPILSQRAVPIAPEDDAETLLKKVFEVGQRLLLELLPKIAAGKAVLTPQIETECSFAPTLSKESGAIDWRKTAAEIANLVRGTIPWPAAHTIYRGRQLKLFKVKPVELPEMTAQTAPGEIVAMIKDEGMVVATGLGHLLIVELQQEGGKRLSCKSFLAGHDVKIGETLPN; this comes from the coding sequence ATGAGAGTGGTGTTTTTTGGTACTCCGGGCCCGGCGGCAGAGGTGCTTGCCTTATTATTAAAACAAAAGGAGATTGAAATTGTAGGGGTCGTGACCCAACCTGACCGTCCAAAGGGGAGGGGGCAGCAGCTTTCTTTCTCTCCAGTCAAAGAGTTGGCCCTGAAAAATGGCCTTCCTCTGGAACAACCGGAAAAGATCCGGCACGATCAAGTTTTCAAGTCGATCCTGGAGTCGCTCCGGCCCGATCTTGGGGTGGTGGTCGCTTACGGGCAGATCCTTCCCGGGGAGATCCTGGACCTGCCTAAGAATGGTTTTATTAATCTTCATGCTTCTCTCTTGCCAAAATACCGTGGGGCGGCTCCGGTCCAATGGGCCTTGATCAAAGGGGAAAAAGAGAGCGGGATGACCATATTTAGGCTTACCGAACAATTGGACGCGGGGCCGATCTTATCCCAGCGGGCGGTCCCGATCGCTCCTGAAGATGATGCCGAAACCCTGCTAAAGAAGGTTTTTGAGGTTGGCCAAAGACTGCTGCTGGAACTGCTGCCGAAGATCGCGGCCGGCAAAGCTGTTTTAACCCCGCAAATTGAGACCGAATGCTCCTTTGCCCCCACACTTAGTAAGGAGAGCGGAGCAATAGACTGGCGAAAAACTGCTGCAGAGATAGCAAATCTGGTTCGAGGGACCATTCCCTGGCCGGCTGCCCACACTATATATAGGGGTAGGCAGCTGAAGCTCTTCAAGGTTAAACCGGTAGAACTGCCTGAAATGACAGCTCAAACCGCGCCCGGAGAAATAGTCGCTATGATCAAAGACGAAGGGATGGTTGTTGCCACCGGACTTGGGCATTTGTTGATCGTTGAGCTGCAGCAGGAAGGCGGAAAACGCTTATCCTGTAAGAGTTTCCTGGCTGGACACGACGTAAAAATCGGCGAAACCCTTCCCAATTAA
- the nrdD gene encoding anaerobic ribonucleoside-triphosphate reductase, whose amino-acid sequence MSTDLMAEKMSKFDDSTDLALFVRTSEEDIVGWDRAKIVAALVRETGIDQNVAEMIGKEVEVQIKSLNLKNVTSPLIRELVDVKLLEYGLEDARRKHTRLGSPLYDVKNIIFNPNKENANVPHGPEATNLTLAENIKKEFALLSVFSSDIADAHMRGDLHLHDLGFIDRPYCSGQSVEYVKKFGLDLPNALSIAKPAKHAEVLLAQMVKFSAALQGVFAGAIGWDAVNIFFAPFLVGMSDAEIRQIAQMMIYEYSQQAVARGGQAIFSDINLYWEVPKHFEKVPAMGPGGEYTGKTYGDYIKESQRFVWAMFDVYKEGDGSGRPFFFPKPLVHMTEKFFETEGHEKFLRHISEVATEMGNTYFVFDRGETAKISECCRLSFKLEQSDLDDAKEPWRMRYSALQNVTVNLPRLAFKAEGSDAKLFELIDQHLELAAKAHLQKKTFISEILAAGQRGPLSLLAMNRDGQQYLRMFRVSYLMGILGLNEVVQAHKGQELHESPEALKFGLRVISHMKLKCEELTKKFDMHFVLEQTPAESTAYRFAKLDREHFPEAANRVVKGQKGTNEIYYTNSTYFNVSNTMSSIDRVKQEGLFHPLIDAGALTHVWLGESKPSPESIANFVTKTFRHTQNAQIAFSPEFTSCNQCGKITRGLRDKCQYCQSENIEGITRITGYFSRVSGWNKGKLAELKERYRNGNVNS is encoded by the coding sequence ATGTCCACTGATTTAATGGCAGAAAAAATGAGTAAATTTGACGATTCGACCGACCTGGCGTTGTTTGTCAGGACCTCGGAAGAAGATATCGTCGGCTGGGACCGGGCAAAGATCGTAGCCGCGCTGGTCCGCGAGACCGGGATCGACCAGAATGTCGCCGAAATGATCGGTAAAGAGGTCGAGGTCCAGATAAAGAGCTTGAACCTGAAGAACGTAACCTCTCCGCTGATCCGCGAATTGGTTGACGTCAAGCTTTTGGAGTACGGCCTGGAAGACGCCCGGCGCAAACACACCCGCCTGGGGTCGCCGCTTTACGACGTAAAAAACATAATATTCAACCCGAACAAGGAGAACGCCAACGTTCCCCATGGTCCGGAGGCGACCAACCTGACCCTGGCAGAGAACATTAAAAAAGAATTCGCCCTGCTTTCTGTCTTTTCGTCCGACATTGCAGATGCCCACATGCGGGGAGACCTGCATCTCCACGACCTGGGCTTTATTGACCGCCCGTACTGCAGCGGCCAGTCGGTTGAGTACGTTAAAAAGTTCGGACTTGACCTTCCCAATGCCCTTTCGATCGCCAAACCGGCCAAGCACGCCGAAGTCCTTCTGGCGCAAATGGTTAAATTCTCCGCCGCCCTTCAAGGGGTTTTTGCCGGCGCTATCGGCTGGGACGCGGTCAACATTTTCTTTGCCCCGTTCCTGGTAGGCATGTCTGATGCCGAGATCAGGCAGATTGCCCAGATGATGATCTATGAATACAGCCAGCAGGCGGTCGCCCGGGGAGGCCAGGCGATCTTTTCAGACATCAACCTTTACTGGGAGGTCCCCAAACATTTTGAAAAAGTGCCGGCGATGGGCCCGGGGGGGGAATACACCGGCAAAACTTACGGTGATTACATCAAGGAATCCCAGCGTTTTGTCTGGGCAATGTTTGACGTTTACAAAGAAGGGGACGGCTCCGGCCGCCCGTTCTTCTTCCCGAAGCCGCTGGTCCACATGACCGAAAAATTCTTTGAGACCGAAGGGCACGAAAAGTTCCTCCGGCACATTTCCGAGGTCGCGACCGAAATGGGGAACACCTATTTTGTGTTTGACCGGGGGGAGACCGCCAAGATCTCAGAATGCTGCCGCCTCTCTTTCAAACTGGAACAGTCGGACCTGGACGATGCCAAAGAACCATGGCGGATGCGCTACTCCGCCCTGCAGAATGTCACGGTCAACCTCCCGCGGCTGGCTTTTAAAGCCGAAGGGTCGGATGCCAAGCTTTTTGAATTGATCGATCAGCACCTGGAACTGGCGGCCAAGGCCCACCTCCAGAAGAAAACCTTTATTTCCGAGATCCTGGCGGCCGGCCAGAGGGGCCCGCTTTCTCTCCTGGCGATGAACCGGGACGGTCAGCAGTACCTGAGAATGTTCCGGGTCAGTTACCTGATGGGGATCCTGGGGCTTAATGAAGTTGTCCAGGCTCACAAGGGACAGGAATTGCATGAGTCGCCGGAGGCTCTCAAGTTTGGCTTGCGGGTCATTTCCCATATGAAGCTGAAATGCGAAGAGCTTACCAAAAAGTTTGACATGCACTTTGTTTTGGAGCAGACCCCGGCCGAATCGACCGCCTACCGCTTTGCCAAGCTTGACCGGGAGCATTTTCCGGAAGCGGCGAACCGGGTGGTCAAGGGGCAGAAGGGGACCAACGAGATCTACTACACCAATTCAACCTATTTTAATGTTTCCAATACCATGAGCTCGATCGACCGGGTCAAGCAGGAAGGGCTATTCCACCCGCTGATCGACGCCGGCGCCCTGACCCATGTCTGGCTTGGGGAGAGCAAACCTTCCCCGGAATCGATCGCGAATTTTGTGACCAAGACCTTTCGCCACACCCAGAACGCCCAGATCGCGTTTTCGCCGGAATTTACGTCCTGCAACCAATGCGGCAAGATCACTCGCGGCCTGCGCGACAAGTGTCAGTATTGTCAGTCAGAGAATATTGAAGGGATAACCAGGATCACCGGTTATTTCTCCAGGGTCTCCGGCTGGAACAAGGGGAAGCTGGCCGAATTAAAAGAGAGGTACCGCAATGGAAACGTTAACAGCTAA
- the nrdD gene encoding anaerobic ribonucleoside-triphosphate reductase — METLTAKPALRQEEEATDLSVFVRTSTDDIVAWDRDRIIDALIRETELKPEIAMIIAIEVEKQIKAMAVKTITSPLIRELVDVKLLEYGLEEARRKHTRLGVPVYDVKRIIFHKNKENANTPHSPEATNLTLAENIKKEFALLNVFSLPVADAHMRGDIHLHDLGFADRPYCSGQSIEFVKKFGLDLPDARGMEKPAREPEELISQVVKFSIALHGYFAGAIGWDAVNIFLAPFIVGLKPEQVKKLARQLILEFSTAAVARGGQGLFSDLNIYWEIPKHFETVPAMGPGGEYTGKNYGGYMAEAQAFATAMFEVYLEGDGVGRPFFFPKPLVHMTEKFFATPGHEEFLELISRVAAEKGTTYFVFDRGETAKISECCRLSFKLDYSDLQDAREPWRMRYSAIQNVTINLPRLAYLAARDEKKLFEEIEKKLEIAAQAHREKRRFIEALLKEGADGPLSLLAMKRDGEAYLRLRRVTHLIGVLGLNELVQFHFGKELHEDPQAVRFGLKVISFMKLKCEQLSEKYDLHYVLEQTPAESTAYRFARLDLQQFPTQATSVIKGNYEGSEIYYTNSTYINVAHKMSPIDRVKQEGLFHPLIDAGALTHIWLGESSPDARSIANFVIKTFKNTDNAQIAFSPEFTACDDCGKVTRGLVERCPHCSSANIEGITRITGYFSRVPGWNKGKMGELKDRFRSADL; from the coding sequence ATGGAAACGTTAACAGCTAAACCTGCTCTCCGGCAGGAAGAAGAAGCGACCGACCTGTCGGTCTTTGTCCGAACGTCAACCGACGACATTGTTGCCTGGGACCGTGACCGGATCATTGACGCCCTGATCAGGGAGACCGAGCTCAAGCCGGAGATCGCCATGATCATCGCGATCGAAGTGGAAAAACAGATCAAGGCGATGGCGGTCAAGACGATCACTTCTCCGCTGATCCGCGAGCTGGTCGACGTCAAACTGCTTGAGTACGGGCTGGAAGAAGCGCGGCGCAAGCATACCCGCCTCGGGGTGCCGGTCTATGACGTAAAGAGGATAATTTTCCATAAGAACAAAGAGAATGCCAATACCCCGCATTCGCCGGAAGCGACCAACCTGACCCTGGCGGAGAACATAAAAAAAGAATTCGCTCTGCTTAATGTTTTTTCCCTGCCGGTAGCCGATGCCCACATGAGAGGGGACATCCACCTGCACGACCTGGGCTTTGCCGACCGTCCTTATTGCAGCGGCCAGTCGATCGAGTTCGTGAAAAAATTCGGGCTCGACCTGCCTGACGCGCGGGGGATGGAAAAGCCGGCGCGCGAACCGGAGGAGCTTATTTCGCAGGTCGTGAAGTTTTCGATCGCCCTCCATGGCTATTTTGCCGGGGCCATCGGTTGGGACGCGGTCAATATTTTTCTGGCCCCGTTCATTGTCGGGTTAAAACCGGAGCAGGTTAAAAAACTTGCCCGTCAGCTGATCCTGGAATTCTCGACCGCGGCGGTCGCCCGCGGCGGCCAGGGGCTGTTTTCCGACCTTAACATTTATTGGGAGATCCCCAAACATTTTGAAACGGTCCCGGCGATGGGGCCGGGAGGAGAATATACCGGCAAGAACTACGGCGGCTACATGGCCGAGGCCCAGGCTTTTGCCACCGCGATGTTCGAGGTCTACCTGGAAGGGGACGGAGTGGGACGTCCTTTCTTTTTTCCCAAGCCGCTGGTCCACATGACCGAAAAGTTCTTTGCCACACCCGGGCATGAGGAGTTTTTGGAGCTGATCTCCCGGGTCGCGGCGGAGAAAGGGACGACTTACTTTGTTTTTGACCGGGGAGAAACGGCCAAGATCTCCGAATGCTGCCGCCTTTCATTTAAGCTCGATTATTCCGATCTGCAGGATGCTCGGGAGCCGTGGCGGATGCGCTATTCGGCGATCCAGAACGTAACGATCAATCTGCCAAGGCTCGCCTATCTTGCCGCCCGCGACGAGAAAAAACTGTTCGAAGAGATCGAAAAAAAGCTGGAGATCGCCGCGCAGGCTCACCGGGAGAAACGGCGGTTCATTGAAGCCTTGTTGAAGGAAGGAGCCGACGGTCCTCTCTCTCTGCTGGCCATGAAGCGGGATGGAGAAGCCTATCTCCGTTTGCGGCGGGTTACCCATTTGATCGGCGTGCTGGGGCTCAACGAGCTGGTCCAGTTCCATTTTGGCAAGGAGCTGCACGAAGATCCGCAAGCGGTCCGTTTTGGCTTGAAGGTCATTTCGTTCATGAAGCTAAAGTGCGAACAGCTTTCTGAAAAGTACGACCTGCATTATGTCCTGGAGCAGACCCCGGCCGAATCGACCGCCTACCGCTTTGCCCGGCTCGACCTTCAGCAGTTCCCGACCCAGGCGACCAGCGTGATCAAGGGGAATTACGAAGGGTCGGAGATCTATTACACCAATTCGACTTATATTAATGTGGCGCATAAAATGAGCCCGATCGACAGGGTCAAGCAGGAAGGGTTGTTCCACCCGTTGATCGATGCCGGCGCCCTGACCCATATCTGGCTCGGCGAATCGAGCCCCGATGCCAGGTCGATCGCAAATTTTGTGATCAAGACCTTTAAGAACACCGATAACGCCCAGATCGCTTTCTCGCCGGAGTTTACCGCCTGCGACGATTGCGGCAAGGTGACCCGGGGGCTGGTTGAACGCTGCCCCCATTGCAGTTCGGCCAATATTGAGGGGATCACCAGGATCACCGGTTATTTTTCCCGCGTTCCCGGGTGGAACAAGGGTAAAATGGGAGAGCTAAAGGACAGGTTCCGTTCCGCCGATCTATAA